One region of Eupeodes corollae chromosome 1, idEupCoro1.1, whole genome shotgun sequence genomic DNA includes:
- the LOC129942888 gene encoding protein TANC2 isoform X2 translates to MSLKDKLFQNTWGSNKTTGRRSGSGYSCSFLDLQSIRRLLEHETSGAVCPSCRISFDKGKRRKLIDTCGHERCYSCMFRNDQCPMCMNSSLKDVDCSNTQGYDTGIGGSTSTIVSPLGSPQPQLRSQLRTNAAALSKYMQNRQESISPDFRYASVGKLPKSLGSPNGTASTLPTTTSTSTPATTTSSSGNDNNNSFGEIANAAAAAFATPPPTRRRFFNHKNLRSALTGGHRRTASNGCPIDSSSILSGGVGDGINLPSVSNEKQNEEELRTRLGLLLDAGKSSSSTNISPDSQTLTESSEYTEAINGRFKSKDYNKTFGSQFSVAAKDEVGSIAGKFKAFSINERTDAFDCPKLRKTMVRRSARSQLRNTGGIYKSSPVQAVQLALKPLFFEVPLQEPDPPFIGRQWLLRELSNILTTTETPGVLINGNPGTGKTALVLQLVEYSCFGRRKDVPYTETDGIYCQINIGHDRLKALASHIVGYHFCQADTNLTCLVPDFVHSLAAQLCQAPQLVAYRQYLINEPHLQNILCVKECIADAERVMRMAILEPLTMLKRSGKIASKTCVILIDALCEAEYHRPDHGHTIGTFLAKMTQYFPSWLKVVATVRTQMLELVKGLSFTKMTLDSWASNDLLQKDMLDYVTFRVNHSAEIQNNIAGTIKEHNSGQLKFIGHLQALTKGSFLYAKLILDLIERGQLVIKSTSYKVLPVSLAQIFLLHFNLRFPTGSSFEKASPILNVCLAALYPLTLNAIYYTICALKTDEIMSWDEFLQRFKLLDGFLVKRIDNTYMFFHPSFREWLIRRDDGESLKFLCDFRLGHAAIAFRLSRLQPPLDPEQTLELGHHILKAHIYRNSKGPPSPRDMQSFWIASVTDSISAALGSLRNVYNPNMKVSRLLLLAGASPHYQTEFMGDATILCIAAHEGIVPMVSLLLEFGADVERTNSQGCTPLILAAMKGHCDVLRLLVAAGSSLGQTDTTQRCALVHAARTGRLNVVKYLLASDWTPRQNSNDITLEKAMQQALIGAASQDHTTIVEDLLEMENVYINDIEPLSGETALTAAARNGCVDTVAVLLSRGAKVDGRNKFGATPLWLTVKEGHWAVAEKLLQNGAQIDEAVIPSKKTPLMIAAEEGLIGILELLIDRGASIDSEDSEGFTALSWACLRGRHTAAKCLIEKGCDKEHADNNGRTPLDLAAYQGSASLVQYLLDQGAKIEHIDVNGMRPLDRAIACRNIQVVQVFLKRGAKLGPTTWSMAMGKPEILVVLLNKLLEDGNVLYRKNRFQEAAHRYQYALKKIANIETLLDKNSVFTQLRANLLLNLSRCKRKLNELDESTELATQAIDQKPTSYEGYYARAKAKMEQGELNDALVDANEAMQKAAQSGVLPEVVEVLRRIQNELLVRINEATHGTVVVNGCNETESQNEMTDL, encoded by the exons AATCGCCAGGAGTCGATATCACCAGATTTTCGATATGCTAGCGTTGGCAAATTACCCAAATCATTAGGATCTCCGAATGGGACAGCTTCAACACTACCAAccacaacatcaacatcaacaccaGCGACCACGACATCATCTTCGGGCAATGACAACAATAATAGCTTTGGAGAAATCGCTAATGCTGCAGCAGCCGCATTTGCTACACCACCGCCAACTAGAAGAAGATTTTTCaatcataaaaatttaagaagtgcACTGACCGGTGGTCACCGGAGAACGGCATCTAATGGTTGTCCAATTGATTCGTCATCAATTTTATCtg GTGGCGTTGGAGACGGTATCAATTTACCATCTGTTTCGAACGAAAAGCAGAATGAAGAAGAGCTTCGAACAAGGCTGGGTCTCCTCCTGGATGCTGGTAAATCTAGCAGCTCGACAAATATCAGCCCTGACTCGCAAACCCTTACCGAGTCATCCGAGTACACCGAAGCCATCAATGGACGTTTTAAATCCAAAGACTACAATAAGacatttggtagtcaattttcggTGGCAGCAAAAGATGAAGTTGGAAGTATTGCTGGGAAGTTCAAAGCATTTTCCATCAACGAACGAACTGATGCATTCGACTGTCCGAAACTGCGGAAAACAATGGTCAGACGATCGGCTCGGTCGCAACTACGAAATACTGGAGGAATCTATAAGTCTAGCCCGGTTCAAGCTGTTCAACTCGCTCTTAAACCTCTATTTTTCGAAGTTCCCCTTCAGGAACCTGATCCACCTTTTATTGGACGGCAGTGGCTACTGCGTGAACTATCTAACATTCTGACAACCACAGAAACACCAGGAGTACTGATCAACGGAAATCCTGGAACAGGAAAAACCGCCTTAGTATTACAACTTGTTGAGTATTCGTGCTTTGGTCGACGCAAGGATGTTCCTTACACTGAGACTGATGGGATCTACTGTCAGATCAATATCGGCCATGATAGGCTGAAGGCATTGGCCTCCCATATTGTTGGCTATCATTTCTGCCAAGCCGACACGAACCTAACCTGCTTGGTGCCAGACTTTGTGCATTCTCTTGCTGCCCAGCTGTGTCAGGCCCCGCAACTGGTTGCATACCGGCAGTACCTGATAAATGAGCCACATCTTCAGAATATACTTTGCGTGAAGGAGTGTATTGCTGACGCGGAAAGAGTTATGCGTATGGCGATCCTGGAGCCGTTGACTATGTTGAAGCGCTCAGgaaaaattgcttcaaaaacGTGTGTGATTTTGATCGATGCATTATGCGAAGCTGAATACCATCGACCCGATCATGGCCACACCATTGGAACTTTTCTTGCCAAGATGACACAATACTTTCCTTCATGGCTGAAGGTAGTTGCCACAGTGCGAACACAAATGCTGGAGCTCGTAAAGGGCCTCTCTTTTACCAAGATGACTTTAGATAGCTGGGCTTCAAATGATCTCCTACAGAAAGACATGCTCGACTATGTCACATTCCGAGTAAACCATAGCGCAGAAATCCAGAACAATATTGCCGGAACTATAAAGGAACACAATTCGGGACAGTTGAAATTCATTGGCCACCTGCAGGCTCTAACCAAAGGTTCGTTTTTGTATGCAAAGCTTATTTTAGATCTCATCGAGCGAGGACAGTTGGTGATCAAATCGACAAGTTACAAAGTGTTGCCAGTCTCCTTGGCACAGATCTTTTTACTGCATTTTAATCTGAGATTTCCGACCGGCTCGAGTTTCGAAAAAGCCTCCCCGATTCTCAATGTGTGTCTTGCTGCCCTCTATCCACTAACACTTAATGCCATTTACTATACGATATGTGCCCTCAAGACCGATGAGATCATGAGTTGGGACGAGTTCCTGCAACGTTTTAAACTTCTCGATGGATTCCTGGTGAAACGCATCGACAACACTTATATGTTCTTCCATCCTTCTTTTAGAGAGTGGCTTATCCGTAGGGATGATGGAGAGTCTTTGAAGTTTCTATGCGATTTCAGGCTTGGACACGCTGCCATAGCTTTTCGCTTGTCAAGACTTCAGCCTCCTCTCGATCCAGAGCAGACTCTAGAACTAGGCCACCACATTTTGAAAGCGCACATTTACCGAAATTCTAAGGGACCACCTTCGCCGCGTGATATGCAGTCATTTTGGATTGCCAGCGTGACCGACTCAATTTCAGCAGCCTTAGGTTCTTTAAGGAACGTCTACAATCCGAATATGAAGGTTTCACGGCTTCTTCTTCTAGCTGGTGCTTCTCCTCATTACCAAACCGAGTTCATGGGTGATGCCACTATACTCTGCATAGCCGCCCATGAGGGAATAGTGCCAATGGTAAGTTTGCTGCTCGAGTTCGGAGCTGATGTGGAGAGAACGAATAGTCAAGGGTGTACACCTCTAATTTTGGCTGCCATGAAAGGGCATTGTGATGTTTTGCGTCTGTTGGTTGCTGCCGGCAGCAGCCTGGGACAAACAGACACTACACAAAGATGTGCGCTGGTTCATGCAGCTAGGACTGGAAGACTGAACGTTGTTAAGTATTTACTGGCCAGCGACTGGACCCCAAGACAAAACTCAAATGATATAACCCTCGAGAAGGCTATGCAGCAGGCTTTGATAGGCGCTGCCTCACAGGATCACACAACGATTGTTGAGGACTTATTGGAGATGGAGAATGTCTATATTAACGACATTGAGCCGCTAAGTGGGGAAACAGCCCTTACAGCGGCTGCAAGGAATGGATGCGTCGATACTGTGGCGGTCTTACTATCCCGGGGAGCCAAGGTTGATGGAAGAAATAAATTCGGTGCCACACCACTATGGCTTACTGTGAAGGAAGGTCACTGGGCTGTTGCGGAAAAGCTGCTTCAGAACGGAGCTCAAATTGACGAAGCTGTTATACCAAGCAAGAAAACACCTTTAATGATTGCAGCGGAAGAGGGGCTTATAGGAATACTAGAACTGCTAATAGACAGAGGTGCTTCAATAGACTCGGAAGATTCTGAGGGTTTTACAGCTCTTTCTTGGGCTTGTTTGCGGGGGAGACATACGGCCGCGAAATGTCTTATTGAAAAGGGTTGCGACAAGGAGCACGCCGATAACAATGGACGAACGCCACTTGACCTTGCCGCCTACCAAGGCTCCGCAAGTCTGGTGCAGTACCTTCTTGACCAAGGAGCCAAAATTGAACACATAGATGTGAATGGTATGCGTCCACTGGATAGGGCTATAGCCTGTCGAAACATTCAAGTAGTTCAGGTCTTTCTAAAGCGAGGAGCTAAACTAGGGCCCACGACCTGGAGCATGGCCATGGGAAAACCAGAAATACTAGTTGTCCTATTAAATAAGCTGCTAGAAGATGGCAATGTGTTGTACAGAAAAAACCGGTTCCAGGAAGCTGCTCATAGATACCAATATGCGCTGAAGAAAATTGCCAACATTGAAACTCTGCTGGACAAAAACTCTGTCTTTACACAGCTTCGGGCAAATTTGTTGCTAAATCTATCACGGTGCAagagaaaattaaat gaACTTGACGAATCTACTGAATTAGCCACACAAGCTATTGACCAGAAACCCACGAGTTACGAAGGTTACTATGCCAGAGCAAAAGCTAAAATGGAACAAGGTGAACTAAATGATGCTTTGGTTGACGCCAATGAAGCCATGCAGAAAGCCGCTCAGAGCGGTGTCTTGCCAGAGGTTGTTGAGGTTTTGagacgaattcaaaatgaacttCTTGTAAGGATCAACGAAGCAACCCATGGCACTGTTGTTGTAAACGGATGCAATGAGACGGAGTCTCAAAACGAAATGACCGACTTATAG